The following proteins are encoded in a genomic region of Pseudorca crassidens isolate mPseCra1 chromosome 1, mPseCra1.hap1, whole genome shotgun sequence:
- the NDN gene encoding necdin, producing the protein MSEQSKDVCDPNFAAEASNSEVHSSPGVPGGPSLPASQAAIFPGPESPPVGPPDAPLASPAPQAPSEEGDPKALQQAAEEGRAHQAPSAAQPGPAPPAPAQLVQKAHELMWYVLVKDQKRMIIWFPDMVKDVIGSYKKWCRSILRRTSLILARVFGLHLRLTSLHTMEFSLVKALEPEELDRVALSNSMPMTGLLLMILSLIYVKGRGARESAVWNVLRILGLRPWKKHSTFGDVRKLITEEFVQQNYLKYQRVPHVEPPEYEFFWGSRASREITKMQIMEFLARVFKKDPQAWPSRYREALEEARALREANPTAHCPRNSVSED; encoded by the coding sequence ATGTCCGAACAAAGTAAGGATGTGTGCGACCCCAACTTTGCAGCCGAGGCCTCCAACTCCGAGGTGCACAGCAGCCCCGGGGTTCCCGGAGGACCCTCTTTGCCCGCGTCTCAGGCCGCGATCTTCCCAGGGCCGGAGAGCCCTCCCGTAGGCCCGCCCGACGCCCCTTTGGCCTCGCCGGCGCCCCAGGCCCCAAGCGAAGAGGGAGACCCGAAGGCCCTGCAGCAGGCCGCGGAGGAAGGCCGCGCCCACCAGGCCCCGAGCGCAGCGCAGCCCGGCCCGGCGCCGCCGGCCCCGGCCCAGCTGGTGCAGAAGGCGCACGAGCTCATGTGGTACGTTCTGGTCAAGGACCAGAAGAGGATGATCATCTGGTTCCCAGACATGGTGAAAGATGTCATCGGCAGTTACAAGAAGTGGTGCAGAAGCATCCTCCGGCGCACCAGCCTCATCCTCGCCCGGGTGTTCGGGCTGCACCTGAGGCTGACCAGCCTACACACCATGGAGTTCTCGCTGGTCAAAGCTCTGGAGCCCGAGGAGCTGGACAGGGTCGCTTTGAGCAACAGCATGCCAATGACAGGCCTCCTGCTGATGATCCTGAGCCTCATCTACGTGAAGGGTCGCGGCGCCCGAGAGAGTGCCGTCTGGAACGTGCTGCGCATCCTAGGGCTGAGGCCTTGGAAGAAGCACTCCACCTTCGGAGACGTGAGAAAGCTCATCACCGAGGAGTTCGTCCAGCAGAACTACCTGAAGTACCAGCGCGTCCCCCACGTCGAGCCCCCTGAGTACGAGTTCTTCTGGGGCTCCCGTGCCAGCCGTGAAATCACCAAGATGCAGATCATGGAGTTCCTGGCCAGGGTGTTTAAGAAAGACCCCCAGGCCTGGCCTTCCCGCTACAGGGAAGCACTGGAAGAGGCCAGAGCCCTGCGGGAGGCCAACCCCACTGCCCACTGCCCCCGCAACAGTGTCTCCGAGGACTAG